The DNA sequence CGACCTGCTGGCACGCGGCGCGGCGACGGGCCGCGCGGTGCTCACCCGCGGCGACCACGCGCCCCTGGAGGCGGTGCGCGAACGCACACGCGCGTGGCGAGACCCGCTCGCCTTCCGCCCCTCCCGTCTGCCGGCCGCGCCCGCGTTCCTGCCGGAGGGCCTGCTGAACCGCCGTACCGTGGGCTGGTTCAACGAGCTCTGGTACCGCAAGGCGCCACGCGCGCGTACCGGCGAACTGCAGCGGCTCTCCGCCTTCTTCCACCCGCTGGACGGCGTCCCGCACTGGAACCGGATCTACGGCCGGGGCGGCTTCGTGCAGTACCAGTTCGTCGTCGGACACGGCCAGGAGGAGACGCTGCGCCGGATCGTGCGGCGCATCTCCGAGCACCGCTGCCCATCCTTCCTGGCCGTCCTCAAACGCTTCGGGGAGGCCGACCCCGGCTGGCTTTCCTTCCCCGCGCCCGGCTGGACCCTGGCCCTGGACATCCCGGCCGGCCTGCCCGGCCTCTGCACTCTCCTCGACGCGCTGGACGAGGAGGTGGCCGCGGCGGGCGGGCGCGTGTACCTCGCCAAGGACTCCCGCCTGCGGCCCGAGTTGCTCGCCGCGATGTACCCCCGCCTGAACGCCTTCCGCGCGCTGCGCGCGGAGGTGGACCCGCACGGCGTGTTCGTGTCCGACCTGGCCCGCCGCCTGAGCCTGTAGCACCGGCCACCGGACCTCTCGCACCGTACGGACCTCTCGCACCGTCAACCCCTCATCCCCCGGACCCTCAGATCCCTAGGAGCTGTCGTGAAGGACGCCTTCGGCCTCCCCCAGTCCCTGCTCGTCCTCGGCGGTACGTCCGAGATCGCGCTGGCCACCGCTCGCCGCCTGATCGCGCGCCGTACCCGCACGGTCTGGCTGGCCGGCCGCCCGTCGCCCGCCCTGGAGCAGTCCGCGGCCGATCTGCGCGCTCTGGGGGCCGACGTGCACACGGTGGCCTTCGACGCCCTCGACCCCGAGTCCCACGAGACGGCGCTCGGCAAGGTCTTCACGGAGGGCGACATCGACATGGTGCTGCTCGCCTTCGGGATCCTCGGCGACCAGGCCCACGACGAGCGCGAGCCGCTGAGCGCGGTGCGGGTCGCCCAGACCAACTACACGGGTGCCGTGTCGGCGACCCTGGTCAGCGCGAGCGCCCTCCAGAACCAGGGCCACGGCTCCCTGGTCGTCCTGTCCTCGGTCGCCGGCGAGCGGGCCCGGCGCGCCAACTTCATCTACGGCTCCAGCAAGGCCGGCCTCGACACCTTCACCCAGGGCCTGGGCGACGCCCTGCACGGCACCGGCGTCCACGTCATGATCGTCCGCCCCGGATTCGTACGGTCCAAGATGACCGCCGGCCTGGAGGAAACCCCGCTCGCGACCACCCCGGAGGCAGTCGCGACGGCAATCGAAGTGGGCCTACGGCGCCGCTCGGAGACGGTATGGGTCCCGGGCGCACTCAGGCTGGTGATGTCAGCCCTGCGACACGTACCCCGAGCAATGTTCCGCCGCCTGCCGATCTAGGCCCCGCTGCAACTCCCTAGGGGCGCGGGAAACTACGCGACCGGCCACCACGAGCCCGCCGGCGAAGAGGGGCCACCGCACCAATACCACGGTCCGGCAACGCCCCTAGGGGCGCGGGGAACTGCGCGACCAGCCACCACGAACCCGCAGACGACCACCAACCGCCCCCGCCGAACCAGCGAAGTCAAAAGGGGTGTCGCAGCAATGCCGCGCCCCGACAACCCCCTAGGGGCGCGGGGAACTGCGCGACCAGCCACCACAAGCCCGCAGCCAATCAACGACCCAGAACCACCTGCGAAGCCATAAAAATGGGCTCACAGCACCAATGCCGCGGCTCGGCAACGCCCCCCAGGGGCGCGGGGAACTGCGCAACCAGCGACCACGAACACGAACCCGCAGCCAACGACCAACCGCCCCCGCCAAACCAGCGGAGCTACCCCGCCGGGATCGACCCGCGCTCCACCGCCCCCGCCTGCGGCGGCACCACGGAGCCGCCGAAGGCGAAGTCCCTCAGCCTGCGCCACACGCCGTCGGCGCCCTGCTCGTAGAGGGCGAAGCCGTTGCAGGACCATGCGGCCTGGTAATCGGCCAGCTCCTCGAAGGCGCGGTCCATCGACGCCTCGTCGATGCCGTGCGCGACGGTGACATGCGGGTGGTACGGGAACAGCAGTTCGCGGGCGACCGGCCCGGAGGCGTGGCGGATCTGCTTCTGCAGCCAGGTGCAGGCCGCGGCGCCCTCGACGACCTGGACGAAGACGACCGGCGAGAGAGGCCGGAAGGTGCCGGTCCCGGACAGCCGCATCGGGAAGGGGCGGCCGGCGGCCGCGACCTCGACGAGGTGCGCCTCGATCGCGGGCAGCAGCGAGGCGTCGACCTCTGTCGGCGGCAGGAGCGTGACGTGCGTGGGGATGCCGTGAGCCGCGGCGTCGCCGAAGCCCGCGCGCCGCTCCTGGAGCAGGCTGCCGTGAGGCTCCGGGACCGCGATCGACACGCCGATCGTTACGGTCCCCACGTCGTCTCCTGTCGTCTGTCGGTGAGCTCGCGCCTCGCGAGGCTCGTCCTGTTGTGAACTCATGCCCTTTTGGTGAGCGTGAGCGGCCGCCGATGCGGTCGCTCGGCTATCGACTGTACGGCCACGGCAGTGCTGCGGGCAGGCGCAACCGTAGTGATGTGCAGCGCTGCGCGGTGGTACGGCCGTGTTCCAGTCGTCTGCCGTGGCGCGGGCTCAGTGCTTGGCGGGCAGGAAGCCCACCCTGTCGTACGCCTGGGAGAGCGTCTCCGCGGCGACGGCACGCGCTTTCTCCGCGCCCTTGGCCAGGATCGAGTCCAGCGTCTCCGGGTCGTCCAGGTACTGCTGGGTCCGCTCC is a window from the Streptomyces sp. NBC_00299 genome containing:
- a CDS encoding 2'-5' RNA ligase family protein → MGTVTIGVSIAVPEPHGSLLQERRAGFGDAAAHGIPTHVTLLPPTEVDASLLPAIEAHLVEVAAAGRPFPMRLSGTGTFRPLSPVVFVQVVEGAAACTWLQKQIRHASGPVARELLFPYHPHVTVAHGIDEASMDRAFEELADYQAAWSCNGFALYEQGADGVWRRLRDFAFGGSVVPPQAGAVERGSIPAG
- a CDS encoding decaprenylphospho-beta-D-erythro-pentofuranosid-2-ulose 2-reductase codes for the protein MKDAFGLPQSLLVLGGTSEIALATARRLIARRTRTVWLAGRPSPALEQSAADLRALGADVHTVAFDALDPESHETALGKVFTEGDIDMVLLAFGILGDQAHDEREPLSAVRVAQTNYTGAVSATLVSASALQNQGHGSLVVLSSVAGERARRANFIYGSSKAGLDTFTQGLGDALHGTGVHVMIVRPGFVRSKMTAGLEETPLATTPEAVATAIEVGLRRRSETVWVPGALRLVMSALRHVPRAMFRRLPI
- a CDS encoding FAD-binding oxidoreductase translates to MSADTVSVTGWGRTAPTTARLIRPRTYEEAAAAVRGCGARGGIPRGLGRAYGDAAQNAGGAVFDMTGLDRIHAIDADGGVVACDAGVSLHRLMEVLLPLGWFVPVTPGTRYVTVGGAIGADIHGKNHHVSGAFSRHVLSLELLTADGEIRTVRRGTPLFDATTGGMGLTGVILTATLQLQPVQTSLMSVDTERARDLDDLMARLAATDDHYRYSVAWIDLLARGAATGRAVLTRGDHAPLEAVRERTRAWRDPLAFRPSRLPAAPAFLPEGLLNRRTVGWFNELWYRKAPRARTGELQRLSAFFHPLDGVPHWNRIYGRGGFVQYQFVVGHGQEETLRRIVRRISEHRCPSFLAVLKRFGEADPGWLSFPAPGWTLALDIPAGLPGLCTLLDALDEEVAAAGGRVYLAKDSRLRPELLAAMYPRLNAFRALRAEVDPHGVFVSDLARRLSL